Genomic segment of Nitrospirota bacterium:
ATTTCCAAGCACAAAGGAGACTACAGGGTCTATCAGATAGGAAACCCCATGACAAAGGTCTCTTTCAGCTCCAATATACAGAAAGACCAGCAGACACTCATCCCGTGGTCAGTAGCATTCCTTATATTTCTTTTACTTATAACCCTCAGGAGCTCGACTGCGGCAATGCTTCCAATCATTACGGGCGGATTGAGCATCCTTGCCACATTGGGGTTTATGACCCTCATAGGGTATCCGATAAATGTAATCACTGCCATTGTCCCAGCGCTCCTTATAGCAATAGGCTGTACAGAGGACATTCACATGATATCGGAGTACTTTACAGGCTTAAGGGAAGGAAAAAACAAAAAGGATGCAATCATATACATGGCAACGAAGTGCGGGCTTCCAATACTTCTTACCTCTGCTACGACTGTTTTAGGATTTAGCTCTCTGGCATTCAACAAGATTACGATTCTCAAGCAGTTTGGAATCGTTGCCTCGTTTGGACTTTCGATTAACTTCATTATCTCCATTATTGTGATCCCGAGTTTTCTTCAGTTTATGCCTGTGCCCAAGGTATTTAAGAAAGAAAAACCTAAGAAATCAAGAAGGTATATAGATGCATTTACAGACTGGTTCATCAGGCTTAATACGAAACACAGGCGCCTTATCGTTGTCGGGATTTTGGCAATAGTTGCCGTTGCCGTAGCAGGCTGGTTCAGGCTTAAGGTTAATACGGATTTTATCAGCTATTTTAAGGAGGGCTCTTTAATAAGACAGCGGGTTGATAGCATCCATAATGACCTCTCAGGGGCATTGAGCTTTAACATCGTTGTGGAGACAGGAAAAGAAGATGCAGTCAAAGACCCATCTGTCCTTAAGCAGATTGCCGGGCTTCAGGAGTATATGGATGGCATGGGAAAATTCGACAAAAGCATTTCTTTGTCAGACTACATAAGGGTGATGAACAAGGAGATGAATGCCGGGAAAAAGGAGATGCAGGTCATCCCTGATTCAAAAAACCTTATTGCCCAGTACCTGCTCCTTATGGCAGAGGAAGATACAAAAAGCTATGTGGATTCGGATTATTCGACTGCAAATATTCTTGTCAGGCACAATATCACAAGCTCTGCGGAACTTACAAAGTATATAGATGAGATTCAAGGGTACATTGCAAAGAACTTCTCTAAGGACCTGTCGGTGAGGTTTACAGGAGAAGGGGTTTTGATTAACAATGCGGCAGACTATATGGCAAAAGGTCAGGCGACATCTCTCATCTCTTCGCTCTTAACTATCTTTGCAATCATGGCATTCCTGTTCATGTCAATAAGGGCAGGGGTAATCTCTATGATTCCCAATATGGTGCCTATAATACTTAATTTTGGAATTATGGGCTGGTTCGGGATTCCCCTTAATACAGGCACATGCATGGTAGCCGCAATTGCATTGGGCATTGCGGTCGATGATACAACCCATTTCATGGCACGGTATTACGGAGAGCTGAAAAAAACGAATGACCAGAAACAGGCAATACTTGATTCCTTAAGAGGCGAAGGAGAGCCTGTTCTTTTGTCCTCAATAGCACTTGCAGCAGGCTTTGCAATCTTAGGGCTTTCGGAGTTTAATCCAACGATTCAGTTCGGGCTTCTTTCAGCAGTGGTAATGCTTATCGGATATGTATCGGAGATGCTCATTACCCCGCTTCTTCTTGAGTCGGTCCAGCTTGTAACGCTCTGGGATTTCCTCCGCGTGAAGCTTAAAAAAGACATCACAAAGATTAGCCCGATATTTGTAAATCTAAGTAAGTCCGAGGCTAAAAAGGTTATCCTTCTTGGAAGCATCCGCTCTGCATCCAATGGGGAATACATTATCCGTCAGGGAGAGGCAGGCACAGAGATGTATATGATTATAACAGGCTCTGTTAAGGCAACTGTCGAGGCCGAAGGCAAAGGCAAAGAGCTTGGAACACTCAAGGAAGGAGATATTGTAGGAGAAATGGCATTCGTAGGTGGTGGCACACGCTCTGCCAATATCATTTCGCTTGACGAAACAGAGCTTTTAAAGATTGACTATAAGTCCCTCGAAAGGGTAAGAAAAAGATTCCCTAAGATAGCTGCAAAGCTCTTTATGAACATCTCACATATCCTTAGCGACAGGTTGAGGGCACAGAATGTTTTAGGGACAGGTTAGGTTAATCCAATCTGTAGCATCTGTTACACCTTATACACTCCGAGATGAGGGGGTTTGGCTTATTTGCCATAGGGCAGTCCTTTGTGCTTATGTAGCCTTTATCTTTCCTTGAAAGAACTCCTGTAAGTGCAGAGACAGGGCAGAGATACCTGCACCAGAGCCTCTTTACACGAAGGCTTAGAAGAAGGCTTATTCCGACCAGAGACCATGTAAGGATATTTCCATGAAAGGAAAAAAGCGTGACATATGTCTCATAGTTTCCAAACTCAGGCCTGCCAGTTACAAAAACCGAAACAATAATAAGCCATAGAAGAAGATATTTGGTATTCCTCCATCTGTCATCTATCTTAGGAGGTATTTCCCATTTTCTTAAAGGCAATCTGCCTATAAACTCCGATATTGCACCGAATGGGCAGAGCCATCCGCAATAAAACCTGCCTGCAATCAA
This window contains:
- a CDS encoding MMPL family transporter translates to MTKFMNWVVRHPIISVVVLFIVLAVLSVKILTIEIDSSAEGLMAEGDPERLYYESVKEKFGSDTLTVIVVEGKNGKDVFEQETLSLVETLTDKVVEIDGVTNIQSLTTVNKIKGEGDFLNTDKLIEEIPSDPEGLRQIKEDAQRNDVFLKNLISKDSKITGINIFTERKPDDKKFNERFSAELDRLISKHKGDYRVYQIGNPMTKVSFSSNIQKDQQTLIPWSVAFLIFLLLITLRSSTAAMLPIITGGLSILATLGFMTLIGYPINVITAIVPALLIAIGCTEDIHMISEYFTGLREGKNKKDAIIYMATKCGLPILLTSATTVLGFSSLAFNKITILKQFGIVASFGLSINFIISIIVIPSFLQFMPVPKVFKKEKPKKSRRYIDAFTDWFIRLNTKHRRLIVVGILAIVAVAVAGWFRLKVNTDFISYFKEGSLIRQRVDSIHNDLSGALSFNIVVETGKEDAVKDPSVLKQIAGLQEYMDGMGKFDKSISLSDYIRVMNKEMNAGKKEMQVIPDSKNLIAQYLLLMAEEDTKSYVDSDYSTANILVRHNITSSAELTKYIDEIQGYIAKNFSKDLSVRFTGEGVLINNAADYMAKGQATSLISSLLTIFAIMAFLFMSIRAGVISMIPNMVPIILNFGIMGWFGIPLNTGTCMVAAIALGIAVDDTTHFMARYYGELKKTNDQKQAILDSLRGEGEPVLLSSIALAAGFAILGLSEFNPTIQFGLLSAVVMLIGYVSEMLITPLLLESVQLVTLWDFLRVKLKKDITKISPIFVNLSKSEAKKVILLGSIRSASNGEYIIRQGEAGTEMYMIITGSVKATVEAEGKGKELGTLKEGDIVGEMAFVGGGTRSANIISLDETELLKIDYKSLERVRKRFPKIAAKLFMNISHILSDRLRAQNVLGTG